DNA from Onychomys torridus chromosome 1, mOncTor1.1, whole genome shotgun sequence:
acacacacacacacacacacacacacacacacacacacacgatgtatAAGCATTTACAAACCCCTATAAatcagatatgtgtgtgtgtgtgtgtgtgtgtgtgtgtgtgtgtgtgtgtgtgacatagaaAAACATCAGAGATGTGGCTCTTGGCTATTGCTTTTTCTACTTTGGATTTAGTTCTGCACTTATTTATGCATTAGTCTCCTCAAGGAAGAGACAGAATTTTTTCTATCTACTTAAAGAATGGATGCCTATCAAACTTACGACAAGCTTTGAAGTTTAAATGCAGTCAAAGGATTCTTAGAAGATGGATACACTGAGTCACAGAGACGACTAATGGCAGTTTCATTGAAATTACAGCTGTCCAGATCCAACACCTGCAAGTCCCGGAAAATTTTGCACAACATACTCCAATATCTTATTGCCTTTCTGCAATGAGATAACACATCATTATTCTCTGGTGCCTAAATTCAATTCAAGACATTCCTAAGATAGGCAGATTACTCCCAACTCTCTCAACAGGGCACACATgttatatagacatacatgcaggtaaaaacacttatatgcattaaataaaaataaataaatcttaaaaaaaggaaaaggagcacacaagagacagagacaagagagagagagggctctgTGGGCTACAAAATGCCATCTTTTGGGCATGGTATAGCCATTGTGGTCTTAGTCCCACAAGAGCTATGGATACCTCCActgcctgcacaagactgggcctgTTACCAGTCAATCAGAAGCTGGGGAGAGCCTCACACAGCTCTCCCCCTCCCTGCTAACATAATGGCTACTGGTGGGTTCCCAGGGAGGAGCAGTCATCTCCAGTTTTGTACACACAAGTCAGTCTACCAGGGTCTAATGCACAGTTCCAAACCCATACACACACTAATAGCCCTAGTTAAACTCAACAGCTGACACAACAAAAAGACGTGAATGAGCTCATAAAGAAGAAGTTGGTGTGATGGGGTAGAAGGGGAACAGAATGGAGTAGAAGGTGAGAGTAACCAGAATGCATTACCTATAGGTATGAAATTGCAAATGAATACattgaataaaaattataataaagaagCATGGCTTGAGATGAGGTGAAATAGATTGAGTCTTTGGGAGAGTCATTGTTAATAGCTACATATCACTGCTGAAGACAACCAGCCTTACTCTGTTCTCTAGGGTCGCCCCTTGCAGTGAGAAAACATGATTTCTATGTGAATTTGGGTAGATATTTGGGACTCCTGAGTGAGTAGCAAACTATGCCCAATACTATCACCAAAGATGCTACACATTTGAAAGATCAAGTATGAGCTAGCAGCCTAAAGCCAATGCAAGGCAAGTCAACTAGTGCAATGTAGTATGAGCAGAGCCTCAAACCAGACACgagttcccagaatcctctccaGTGTAGGCACCAGGACACTAAACACTCTATGGATGAAGGAAAAGAGCTGGACACTGCAACAAAGCTACTCACATTTCCACCTCACAGCTGGCCTTGTCACAGGTTTGTTCTTTGTATAAATGGAGGAACTCAAGACACAACTTTTCAGGGCCACATAGCTCCAAATAGCAGTGCCAAGACTCAACAGATAGGCTTCCTGACTATGCCACCTAAACACTCAAGCACAGATGTGTAAGAACTTATGAAATGCCATGCTGGAGAGAGGGATCAGTGGGTAGGAATGTAGGCTGTGCAAacgtgaggacccaagttcagatccacAGCACTGACaacataaaaagctgagcatggtggcttgAGGCTGTTGCCCCAACATTAGAAgagggagacaggtagatcctggtATTCTGCTGGCCAGTTAGCCTAGTCAAGATGGTGAGCTTCGAGGTTGTGAGAGACTCTCTCAAAGGGTGAAGGCAGAGGGCAACAAAGAAAGCCACCTCACATCTTCCTCTGACTTGTTCACAAATTTATATGGGTacagcatgcacacaaacacgTATAAAATTATGCATGGACACTAAGGCAAAACTGGAAGAACTGAGGACAAGCTTCAGAGTTGTACTTACCTTTTGTTGCATTCAAAGTCTTCTACGTTACACTCTTCTGGGTTATAGAATTCTGAAAAAACTTTGTGTTGTATATGCAGATgaagtttctttaatttttgagatttcaGCAGACCATATGTAGCCACCGACAATGTATCAACATCACTAATATCAACAGTCATTTCTTCAAATAGATCCATCACTTCTGTTTCAAAGCTTTCTTCCTGGTTGTCAAGTAGGCTCTCGAACAAACTGTGGGGATTCATCAGTTTCTCACTGCACTCTGCTTGACTCAAACTTCTAAAGCATTTGAGGATTTCCTGTTTTATCTCTTTGGATGGTATAAAATCAAAGTGTGGTTTCAGTATGTCGGTCACTTTTTCAGTGGCAATTCCAAACACAAATATCCCTGTCAGGAGCCATATGGTTTGGCCATGACCATAAACTTCTCTTAGAAGTTGGGGCAGGCTTCCAATGACAGGGTGAGGTGTGTCTTCGTCTTGTCCAAGGAAATAGAACAGGGCAGTGAAATATGACTGTAGTGTAGGATGGTAAAACATGAAGTCTTCACCTTGAGTACAGAGAAAATTCATTCTCAGCCACACTGCCTTCTCAGATTCCGATATCCCATTCCTCCTGAGATCCTCAGACTTGAACACAAATACCTGTTTCCACATTGCCTCTGCAGCCAAGGTACACAGGGTCTTTAATTGTGCTCTGTTCTGATTAGGTGGACAGTTGTCATACACTGATCTGAATGAGCTCACCATAAAGTTTGTGTAAATAGATGAATCTGTTATACCAATTAAGttcatttcctcttccctgtccCATTGCCACTTTAAAGTACTACAGGACACCCAGCATATGTAAGGATTTTTGCACAAAGTGAGTAACTGTtgacttgtttttaaataatcaaaGACTTGTAAGCCTTTCTGGTAACTGGCAAAGAAGCACATACAATAGAACTTTGTGTTCTCATTGGTAAATCCCTGAATAGTTATCTTCTTTGGATACTGTAGCAAGGGATAGATTTTTGGTACACTTGGGTTTCCCaattcaagaagcagagaggatcCTGGAAGCATTACTTTCTGTAGCAAACTACTGAAGACAATTTGTGTGGGCAGCGTCTTCCCCCAGTCATTGCACAAGTTTGTCCTGAGTTCCAAGTCAAATTGCAGGTATTCAAGTCCCTCCAGGATAAACAATATTCTCTTTGGATCAGATATGACTTTGTCCAATGTCTCTGAAGACTCAGACAACTTAGTTAACATAAGCTCAGCTAAGTTCAACTCTGTGATATTGTTAAGTGTGATGAGAGAGATGAAGAATACATACTGAAATCTGTTCTGCCATAAGTTTCCTGATGCCCAGTCCAACATTGCTTTTCTTAAGAAAgtggtttttccttttcctttagaaCCTAGTACAACTGTAGTGACTGGTTGTACAGGACAATAAAATACATCTTGCAATGCCTTATACTGTTCTTCTATAGTTATTTGGT
Protein-coding regions in this window:
- the LOC118575676 gene encoding NACHT, LRR and PYD domains-containing protein 9B-like, whose translation is MDESTVKMIQCLQKLSNAEFLMFKELLRKVLEEHKATPVPWTMIKMASKADLIVLLTRNYLRYLWEVLSALFVQVNRADLSIMAQKLKSDNQSSYKEIMKITFQHIWSNETFVLMDDENYQITIEEQYKALQDVFYCPVQPVTTVVLGSKGKGKTTFLRKAMLDWASGNLWQNRFQYVFFISLITLNNITELNLAELMLTKLSESSETLDKVISDPKRILFILEGLEYLQFDLELRTNLCNDWGKTLPTQIVFSSLLQKVMLPGSSLLLELGNPSVPKIYPLLQYPKKITIQGFTNENTKFYCMCFFASYQKGLQVFDYLKTSQQLLTLCKNPYICWVSCSTLKWQWDREEEMNLIGITDSSIYTNFMVSSFRSVYDNCPPNQNRAQLKTLCTLAAEAMWKQVFVFKSEDLRRNGISESEKAVWLRMNFLCTQGEDFMFYHPTLQSYFTALFYFLGQDEDTPHPVIGSLPQLLREVYGHGQTIWLLTGIFVFGIATEKVTDILKPHFDFIPSKEIKQEILKCFRSLSQAECSEKLMNPHSLFESLLDNQEESFETEVMDLFEEMTVDISDVDTLSVATYGLLKSQKLKKLHLHIQHKVFSEFYNPEECNVEDFECNKRKAIRYWSMLCKIFRDLQVLDLDSCNFNETAISRLCDSVYPSSKNPLTAFKLQSLSCSFMTNFGDGALFHTFLQLPHLKSVNLYGTSLSNDVVENMCSVLRCPACKVEELLLGKCNISSEACGMIATSLIYRKVKHLSLVENPLKNKGVMLLCEILKHPRCVLETLMLSRCCLSFNVCCHLYEAFLCNKYLSLLDLGSNVLEDIGVNILCEALKDPTCTLQELWLPGCSLTSDCCEGISDVLTSNKNLKTLKLGNNNIEDTGIKQLCEALRNPNCKLQCLGLDMNDFKTNCCEDLASALTTCKTLTSLNLDWITFDHDGLELLCEALSHKSCNLKVLGLDKSAMTEESQILLQTVEMKKKLDILHFPWVREESEMRGVRLVWNSKN